AAAAACAGTAGAACGGGACATATCCGATGCCTCAACCTACAGTTTTCAAGAAGAGACCCCAAGAGGTATAGGTGTGTTTAAACTCTTGATCTTCTTCGTCAAGTTTAGAGCaatcaaaaaattaaagagaagtGCTGATTAGGCAAGCAATTGATAATTCAATGCAGAATCAAAGGATATCTATGAATGCCAAAGGATAGAAAAGGAATACCGACAACCGAATCAGATTATCAAGTTGATATCAAAGATTTAAGATTTATGTATTATCAGGATGTGGGGGAATCTATAGTGCAAATAAGttcttcagattttttttttgaaaaaaactgCAAAAGGTCCCTAAAGACCAAAACACAAGTTGAATCTAGGCATTGAATTTGAAAACTCTATGCCAACAAGACTTCCCAAAGTTCCTCACTGCTAGTCTGTGACGCTTCATCAATTATCCCAAGTATCAAAGCTGCAATCTTACCAATGTGCCGAAAGCCATACAACTGTCAAGCTGATGTGCTGGCAACCTAAAATTCAAACGATCAGCTCAAGATTTGGTTAATCTCAATCCAACTAGGTCAGAAGAGCACCATATAAATGTGGGATTGTGACCTATGGTGCTGCCATGGTAGGCAGCACTTCACAAAATCTACCAGACGGTCTTCCGTGGTGTTGCACTATCCTAGTCTCCTGAACCAAACCCACTAAGGTTAGAAAGTCATCTAACACATGTTAGCACTAGCAGTTATCAGGATTCAGGATCAATCCTTGCCAGCATAAATAGGGTCCTAGGTAAATAGGGCACTAGTATCTAACGTATCTCTACTACAGAAAGAAGTGACCTAGGTAAGATTAGGGGATTTTTTTCCCGATCTATAAATAGGGTCCTAGCCTCTCTAGGCGTAGTCATTTATTGACCATACCCACTTTGAGAAATCCCGTCATACTGTCCAGTCACATACTTGGTTGCCAAAATCTCTTCTGCAGATTCAACCACTGGTGTAACTCAAGCAAACGACTAAGAGGCTACCTTAGAATGGAACACAACTGTTACCATTACAATTAGTTGAACAAAAAGGTGACAACCACACAAGAAATCACAGAAACTGTTGATCAAGAATTTAAGGGGAAAATAATAACATTCAACTATACAAGCAGATATTAAATgccaaattattattttgtagaGAATGATTGCATAAGTAAATCGACATTCAAAATAAGGAGCATCGAAGGAAAAATCTCATCTGCCACGTGACGTGACCAAGAGAATTTTACGAAGcgtatttaataaataaatactcgTTAAAACTATCCGGTTTTCTCAGCCAAGTGGCAAGAATACATAAGCTCAAAGAATAATTTACCGTAGCCCTATTTAGTTTTGTTCTTTTCCCTTCTGAGAAACAATCACAAAAGAAGGTTAATTAGTAAAGAATAATTTAATGCTTGTGTTACTCTCCTCCAAATTAGTCTTGAGAGTAAACCGATCTTTATAGACACAAATCAAGCagtaaaaaacacaagaaatttGAATTGAGAGGCCAACCTTAGACAAAAAGACTTCTTTAGCATGCTTAAAACTGCTATCCTCGTGATTTTTCGAGACAACACACTCGTCAGCCCAGAAGATATACCACTTGGTCCAGTCCACTGTCTTATTATAAGGAGGTTGCAAGAGTTTTCTGTTTGCAACAATAACCTTTTAACCAACCGCTAAATCATAAAATCATAGAAACATTATATGAAAAAGACTAAGATACATATACCCCATTAAATCAATGAGAGAACCACCAGATATAGCGAGGGCAAAGAATCCATGATCCTGCACAGCTTCGTCCGACATTTGATTAATGTACTCAGCCAAAACAGTTTTCACCTCATCTACACTGTCAAAAATCCTCAACTCTCCTCTGTTTTTATGATCACCAGAGAGAGCCATGCTTTGAAAAAGTTCAATAGCTCTAATacataccaacaaaaaaaacaactagattatcaaataaatttcatatagaaataaataataaagcaTTTAAACACCAAGgaatatataaataatgaattgtaataaatttgaaatttaaacctatgaagcacggaaaTAGACACGGACACAGGACATAACATCTAAACTGACACGTCGACAGCACTAATAACTTCAGAATATAAATTAATAGACTGTATCACgtgtcggtgtcgtgttggACACTAACACGTGCCAGACATTGGACACACCTTTTATCAGaagctatgaagcacaaacactccTCAGATTAGATGTGTCTTGGTGTCGGATACACATTGGTGTCAAACACCGACACATATGATTGCattgaattatgtaattttctcaaattattatcggtttCAGCGTGTCAGTGTCCGTTGTCCTTGCTTCAGAGATTGAAACAGGATGAGCCCTGATCCTAGTAAAACCTAAAATACAACTGGGATTCTAGGATTGTCTAGGATCCTTTCTTCACAGCTTAAAACAATAATCACAAGAAGGGGAACATATAATAGACatagttataacttataagataattttactatttactTCTTAACACAGCTTAAATGACTAAATGATTCAATAACAGCACTAGggtgtacaaaaaaaaattatatatacaaaactataagctatttttttttttataaaattcaacttatagattatatatgcatgtagagTCTCTAATTGTCAAAATGAAGGAAATTGAACAAAAGGGTATCACCGTGACAACACAAATTTGAAGCGATCgatgtcaaaaacaaaaattgatgtaaCAAAAACTaatacataacaaaaaaaaaaaaaaaaaaaacatgaaccaGAGATCATAATAAAAcatgttaaattaaattgaCAGTGTAGTATAACGTTgtaaaataaggaaaatatgAAGGTGAATGATAGTGTCATgcagaagaagaaagaaagaatcaaAACGTTTGAGAATGATAGAATAAAAGGAATGCTTacagagaaaaaagaagagtgGCACACAGACACACAAGCTGACTAATGTTAAAGAGATGGGTACGAACAAGTTTGTATATACACTTAAGtaataacatattttattattatattgtgATGATTTGGATTGTCTATGGTTCTAAAGAAACTCGACcatagatttatttttcttattttatttttattatatatagaaatacattttttttttttttaataattgtgaAATGTAGGTAAGTAGGGTTTCGGTGTTCATTGGTGTTATGAAAGAACTTGTGGTCATGAGAGTATTTATTGAGGTAATTTCATATTATGTGCGAGTGAATTTTTTACAAGCGAGATTCAAACTCACGAGTATTTACGATAtatgaattgaattttaatGATTAATAATCTACGCTGAAAGAGACATTACATTCTATAAAAATTTTCCAACACTCGTTATATGATTAAATGAAATTGACGTGGATTTCGTcagtttaaaaaataagtatgaGAAACATTAGAGTCTAGAGACACTCTAAACCTCTGTTTGGAATGAACGATTTAGGGGAGAGAGAGATTGTAAAGAGAGAACGAGAGAAGAGAGTACATATCATTTTTTTGGCATGcaaaagaaatatgaaagaGAGAACAAATTAGCCGAGTCTCACTTTTTTTGGCTTCATCACTCAAATGAGAAGAAAGTAGAAAAGagacaaattatttttcttttttttcatcaatgcccttatataaaaattatttaattatgtgtGACCATCCTTTTACTTTCGAGTTCGAATCTGCTCCAGTTAGCATTTTGTCCAGTTTCCAGTTAGCTTAATTGATGCGTGACACTTggcaaaaaaacatttaaacgGTTCagattaaaatcaatatcactACTCCCTCACGTTCTTCCCTCTGTGCTTTGAACATCTTCTCCCTTACGCGTTTATCATCTTCTGCACCTTCCACATCCGTCAAATCCAGTACTAGAAGAACTTTCACTTCGTCGCGCCGTCTCTCCGTCTTACATCACCGTCCTCCTTGGAAATCAGAACCAAACAAGGTTTTCAATTTGCCCAAACCGTTTAACGAGAGAGGGAAAAACAAAGGACTGTATTTTATACAACAACCCAAACGTTAGCTCATGTTATCAAAAGAGCACAAATTTCAGCAATAGATTTTAAAAACACCAATTTCAGCATTCAAACCAAAGGAGAACAATGGAATGGCAATTTGGGAAGAGAATGAAATGTGATTGGATTCAATTCTTTCAACATTGTATCATAACATTGAGAATAGTCAAGAgttggaaaaaaattgaagaatcgGTTGGGATGGAGAAGAGAGCAGAGGAAACATGAGCGTgtttcatgtttttcttttcaacaatTACTGTTTTTCAAAGTTTATTCTCAGCTGTTGGATTTTGTTTTGACACTTGTCAAACATCTAGGCAGCGAACTGGGAAACTGGAGCAGATCTGAACTCTTTACTTTCATATGAGATTTTTtatcttctctatttcttttcCATTTCTCATATACCAAACAATTTATCAAATATACTAAATTTCTCACACCTTTCTCTATTCTCGCACCCTCACCTACTTCTCTCTTCACAAAATCTCATCAAAACCAAACACAGGGTATTTAATTAAGTCATTCCaggaattcttttttttttcttcttcatgctTTATACACAatcaaaaaagagagaaaattttattttttatttctttcatggcaaacaactaaaaaaaaaaatcttattttctaatttttcccTACATTCTTTGATCTCCCTTTCTTTTTCAaaccaaagtgaaagtaataGACTTGCTGAATACTCCCACAATGTCATTTACTTCTAGTCTCCTATATATTGCTTGTATTTTTCCTCCTCATGATTGAAGTTATGTCATTTCAGTCTTTAAGAggtctttttaattttgataaccAACTTTAAGCCGTATAATTTCATGGTGTTGCCACTGCTGATGATATCACCATTTCATCCATCATTTTCATGAGTTTCTATCCAACCTCCTCCACCATATATAGAATCAAAAGATGAACATGTATGTGAGAATGGTTGAGGATTGAAATATTTTGCAGTCTAATACCATATTTATATATAGGGAActctaatttaaatattaaaatacatgTAACAATCTTTTTAGGCTCTTGAAATCGCgtttaaatatttgttatggattttttggacaaaaataaaaaatataatctttttttgaACGGAttcactttaaaataaaaaagaaatataagaaCGTCATTTCGAAAACCATAAAATGAGTGTAagatgtattttaatttttctcttaattttggttaaatgaaattttaaaaaaataaagttttatgttttttaaacaataacaCAACCATAAAAAGACCGAACCATATACTTtctcatatatttatttgaataacgTGTTTTTTTCCTAGTCACATTAACtgtttaaaaatgttttattttctcataatgttgaattatataatgtcattttttatgttgaattgaAATATCATCACtcatatatatactatataatatatttaatcttGAAGGTATTATATCAATgcataaaatggaaaaataactTGATATGATTGATGATAGGGTCTTGCAACATTGATTGCCCCTTTTAGGAAGAAGAAGTAAGAGCCATGAACCTATGTTGTGGCTGACATCTTCTCCCCACTTTAAATCTAAACTTCAACTCAAAGCCATAGATTCAATTATGCCTTCAAACTCATACGTGATGTTTAAAAACTTTAACTCAAATCTAAACTTTAGttagttgtttgtttttatttgatgtttaaACTATTTATGTATATCTTACTTGGCCCTATACTGGTATTAATCTCTCttgattttaggtttttttattttatttgaggttcttttttattttcttgacaAAAATTTATGAGGCTCagtatcaattttatttattatatatgtgtgtattgtttaaaaaaaaaatgttttcatttcctTACAAAAAGATACTTTGTGTTAACAAATTTTGGTTTTAGAGTCATAGCAGATCTTAAGAGATATTAGAGCCTAAAGCGAACATAAACCtgagcttttttttttggacaggaACTTGAGGTCCTTTTTTGAATGAATGAGAGTaactagcaacactctcttttctATATGTTCCTTAACGACCACGCTATTATTGATTTagatcaatgtagatctcacaCTTTGAAAATACATATTGATTTTATACTGTAAGAGATTGAGTGTTAGGGATAATGTTGAAAGGAGAATATCTCAAACATTACTCGTATAAATGAAATGCATCAACCTTTTATCCTTATATAGGGAAACTtgcttataacatttcattgataataagagtttcaatacaaatatgtatttcatgATAAACAGCGGGACTAGCTAGTAATGTGGCTTCTCTTGCAAGAGCATGAGCAACCCCGTTAGCTTGTCGCCTAACAAATTTCACCCTAGAGTTGGAAAATAAAGAAGTAAACAAAGAACGACAAGAAGAAATAATGCAGCCAAATTCGGACGTGTCATTCCTGTCAGAGAGAAAAGCATCAGACGTCAACTTAAAATCCGTTTCAAAATCTACATTATCAAACTGCATGTCACTTAACCATTGCAAAACTAAGCGCAATCCGAGCGCTTCACCCACATCTACCGGAAGAAGACAAGGATGCGTCACAGTTTTTGCCAACACAAAGCTACCATCTGACTCCCGAAGGCAAATACCAATACCTATTCAATTGAGGGAATTATAGAAAGCGGCATCAATGTTGCATTTGTACCTTCCCGGCATATGTTGTTGCCAATGACTTCCATTACGTAAACCCGAAGTGGAAGGCCCAAGCTCGTTCCCTACTTACAAGTCAACAACCATGTTTCAAGCTCGCTCCAAAACTGTTGCACTAGTTTCTGTTGCATCGTCCCAAATTCCAAGGTTACAATGTTTCCAAATGCTCCAAATTACAGTTGTTAGACGTTGTGATAAATCAGGGCTATTACGTTGTGATAAATTACAGttgttaaaacaaaattgagaCCGATGGCTGGAAGATAACTTACTACacgcaattttttttattaaatcaaaaggtaactttttttataaagataaccaaaaataagaaaaatgaaatctaaaacataaaaaaaatcaaatcccaAAGCACTTGCCTTACTGGTTTTGAGCCAGGGCTAGCCCTATTTAGAGTGCGTTTATTTAGATTAATCAGAGGTAAAATCacctttttatttatgtttctgtttttttctctttcaaaaagcattttgttaaaaaaataattttttgctagaaaatgaaagttatttttattaGCTTTTGAAGAATTGTCATTTCTAACGGtagaaacaaacataaataCACAACGGTTGGTTGTATTGTGGCTTATAGTTGTATTTTTTTCCCTTGACACACCTTGTACCTTgcatagttttttatttttcaaaaacaaactaGCATAGATAAGATAAGAATTGAAAATAAGTACATGAGAGGGAGAAAAAACAGAGACTAAACAAGCACTTAGTCATAAATGTGGTCCTGCAACTTGGACCCCATTCCTTATAATCTATTATCACTGGTAAAAAAACAAGTGAAGACCACTTCTCCAATTATGCAAAGGAAATACAAATACCTATCACTCTCCCTTCAATTTCGCTTCTCggttatttaaatataataaaaaaaaaaagtttacgaatataataagttactctagaAGTTTACAAAATTTGTcaatttattctttatttagtaagatgtattttttttaggtttgttGTGACTATATTGATGAATTTCATATAGTAGTATAGAAAttacttattatatttatttttattgatgaatttcatatagatgtatttatttatatagttCATTTGCCCCTATTTATAAGACCTACTTTTCAAACTTTCACATGCATCAatattttctttacaaaaattccccttatttaatttagaaacataaattcattttttgtctCTTATCATATCAATAATTGTAGTAGTtatagaaaattgtttttctatcatgtgcaaatttgtacatgttaaaaataacatgttttttcttatcaaattaTCACTACAACTACTTTTCTTAATACTACAAATTTTGGGATATGAGTTTCATAAAAGGGGGGCATAAATAGTActaaaagataaaggactagTTGCTGGGCCTGTGCATTGTCCATGCTTCAAGCATGAAGGACTAGTTGGGCCTGTGCATTATCtatagaaaattgctctttagtaTCCATGTTTTGCTCTCAGGTACCTTACTAAACATTTTATCACGGGTGGCGGTTAAATACCGTTCGCTGGTGAACAACAGTTAACCACTGGTTCAAACCTGCATATACAtgatcacaaaaaaataaaatcttgctTTGAAGCAAACTTATctcatgaatatttttttttgaaaggttatCTTACGAATATTAAACACCACTAAAAGGGAAATCATTGGCTATTGGAATTCCATGTCTTTGCGGAAACAACGAGCACTCAAAGCATATGCTGCTATGTGCCTGTGTGTGTCTTTTTAAAGAAGATGAGGTGAGGGGGGCATGAGAATTTGGAAGGTGGACTGCATACAACACTTGGGTCTGTGTTTTGTCAAATTATTTAACACAATGTTTGAACCGCAGTTAACAACCGTGCTTGAATGGTAGTTGTTCAAagcaagtattttttttcttctatgtgCATATTTGAAATGTCAGTTAACCACCGTACACCAACAaacagcagttaactgccgtgaAGGTAAAATGGTAGCTCAAAGTACCCGAGAGTAGAGTAAATTATGatgcctaaagagcaattttcttatCTATACATTCCATCAAGCAGAAGAAATAAAAGAGTTGCTACATATGTTAAAATTGTAAGCATGTAATTCACAACCCCTATTTTTTCTTGAGTAAAATGATAAAGATACCATAAAATGGTAACAAAATGAGGGGGGAAAATTATATTACCAATATTGTTGTATTATTGACTTCACAGTAGTAATACAGCTTACGTACCATGTAGATTACAATTGGAGTTATTGTTGTATTTTTTCTGAAAATATTTCCACATATCAAAGATAAGGGCTGGGGGAAGGGTtggagagatagagagaaaTCACAAATTCCTAAATCAAGTAACATAAGATTTTACAACTAATCAATGTACATAGTTACCATTCTATGCAAGTTGAATGGCAATCTTAATCTCCAATCTTTCTGTTTACGATTCAACGGCTTGCCTTTTATTGTAGCGTCTCTATTCTCTTTAACATCTGCCAGCTTCCAAACACATACCTCAGAGTCTATTTCAATGGAATCTAGCAAGAATACTCCATCCACTTCACGACAATTTGACTCTATATTTTCTGCATAGCAAACTCTCATAGGCATTTCTTTAAATCGATTAAGATCATCTGGCACTTTCAGAATCCTATCAAGACCCGGGGAAGAAACCTTCAGGGAAAAATTGTGTTTTGTCAGGTACTAAGTATGCTTCAGAGGAATGATCATTTGTTAGAAAATCCTATTACCTCAAGACCCAAATCATCAGGTATTTCTCCAAGTGCTCCAACTTCATCTAATCTTTTCTTGAATTCCTGATTGTAGCTATCAAGCTCCTCCATGCTTGGACATCCATATCTGAATaagaaagatgaaaaatttACCACACAATGAAGTAAGATTCTATCGAATAGACAAGGAATTAAAAGCTCATGCTGTAAATTATGTATCACTGGGTTGTCATTGGTCGAGTTTGTACATGTCATGACATCTACAATAACATTTTGCCATTTCTAATAAAGAACCATTTTACATGCCTGAGATAGCATGCTtggaaaatgataaacaaaccATTGTTAGCACATACTATGCGCAAATTTGGACACATGTTTTGAACCAGCTATGCCCAAATCTGTACACATGTTTTGAACCAAGAAGCTAAATAGGGAATATAAGATAACAGTAGCTTATCTAAAAAATGGAAGGAAAAGTGGTGTGTAGTGAAGTTGGGAAAGTAAATTATTTGATTAGGTTAACTTTGAGACAATAAACCTAATCAATGTAAAACAATAAGGAAAGTAGGAAACAATTTGATGTAAACCTCTggccccaaaaaaataaagtctatCTGTGGAGTGGAGGCCCAGGTAGAGAGAAGAGCATGACTAACTGGTTAGAATTAGCAGTGGGTGATAGAGTGAGGAACTACGTTATAATTAGTTGGAATTTAGGAGAGGTTGGGCACTCTTGAAATTGTCTGCGTTATTATTTTCCTTGTTTTCTGCATCTTTCCATTGTAGACAGACACTAAATAGAGGGTCAAATATAACCTTGCTACAAACCACCATTCCATTAATACATCGaaaccagttttttttttccttaatccATGATATTTTTCACAAAtttaatttcacaaaacaaattCATTATAATTACTGGAAAGTTCAAATAGGAGTTTTCTATTTCCCAGCATTCGTGTTAAGTTCCATGACCCATCAATGGCCCCTCACCACATCTTTCGACTATACTGGAGTCTTTTCACTTTTCCTAGATCAAGGTACCCCTAACTTTATAATAATCTTAAACAACATTGCAGACTTCCTTGCTAAATAGGTACACCCATGTTTTAAGCATCAAACCCTATTCCTAGTTCAATAAACACTTCAACGATAAGGACCAACGGCAGGTCTACTCATATTTAGTTAGAGTTATGTTATGTTCACTTTCTTGGGGCTCTTTCAGTTATAAGCTGATCTTACCTGTAACAGTTTCCTTGAGGTGTTCTGTTTTTCTATTCCATGCCATCTGAGGGAAAGATCATTTGACTAGTCACACACCATTGACTCTCTTGGAACAACCCACACCCTATGTCCCTACCCACCCACAAACGACAAGCTAATCAAAAGAATGTAAAGAAattttaaacatatatatgcaCAAGTTGAAATATTACTTGGTTGTTAATTTATCCAATCTCACGTAAACATATCCACGGGGACTAGTCTTGAAAGCAAATAGTTTGAGGTCCTCACTGAACTGCACAAGGACCTCCTCCGCAATAGAGTGGGCTCGCTGACCCCATGGCACATTTTGCAAGACAACCCCACCACCATTTCCTCCGTCACCAATCTACACATGTAAGATAGGGACATAGAAGAGCACCAACTTTAAAGCAATGTTTAACAGtattcatcatataattcaacTGAAGATCTCTACAATAATCCGATTTAAAGACCTGGTACCTTAGGATCAGTCTCGTCTTCTTCCTCCCATCCATCTGTGCTTGCACCTTCATCACTTGTCTCATCTGCAAACTTAAACATACTTGAATGTGTTAAGATAATAGTTTTGTGGAAACATTGGTAAAGAAGCAATATAGTAATAATGCactaaagaaaatataaatccAATGAAAATATGATATCTTGGGAAGCAAAACTGAAAATTGCAAACTAATTTAggaattatgtaattttctcaaattattagcggtgtcaGTGTCGGcctgtcagtgtccgtgtccgtgcttcataccTACCAAGGCTCCAAAGAAACTGTTCTACCTAAACACAGTGTGTGTgcaattccaaaaaaaaaaactacttgtgATTAAGATTATTTTTACTGCATAAACCATGTTTGCTGTATATTAAAACGggtttaaaattttcaattgtatTTGTATCCCAAGCTTAAAAAACTAACTCCTTGTGATTAAGATTATTTTTACACAGTAGACTAAAAATATAGACAAAAAATTTGAAtggagatgaagaaaaaaaagaagattgaaCCTGAAAGTGAAGGTGAAAAATGGCGAGAGAAGGATGTGTGAGGAGTGGAGAAAGGGAGAATGTGAGAATTTGGTGGAGAGAGATAACGATTTTGGAGAATGAAAGAGTGGGAAGAGCGAGAAGTAGAACGTAGGAGAAGAGTCACACCACCAATAATATTCCTCGTCTTCTGAATCATACACCTCGCCGCCATAGCCATGGTTGAATTTAAACAGAAGAATGCAACAAACAGGCATTTCTATACATTTTAAACTGCTACTTACACCTCCTAGTCATTCTAGATACACCCCTGATTCCTGAAAACGATTTCCTCAAGAAATGCCCAAGTTTCCTTAATATCAATTTAAAATTGCAAGAATTATGCTCTTTACCCGACATATTTTGCTCATTTTCAACTGAAATTCAAATATTACTCACGCTGGTGTTAATTCGGCGTCATTTAAGCCACGTTGTCTGCTGTCAAATCACCCAAATCCTCGTTTTCTCATTTCCCATTTAAAATCCTAAAATCTCTCTCAAATCACCTAAATCTGAAATTCCTTCAACTTCAATCAAACAACACTCTAATcaagtaagttttcataatcaaacactattaaccttttta
Above is a genomic segment from Medicago truncatula cultivar Jemalong A17 chromosome 5, MtrunA17r5.0-ANR, whole genome shotgun sequence containing:
- the LOC11442066 gene encoding uncharacterized protein: MAMAARCMIQKTRNIIGGVTLLLRSTSRSSHSFILQNRYLSPPNSHILPFSTPHTSFSRHFSPSLSDETSDEGASTDGWEEEDETDPKIGDGGNGGGVVLQNVPWGQRAHSIAEEVLVQFSEDLKLFAFKTSPRGYVYVRLDKLTTKYGCPSMEELDSYNQEFKKRLDEVGALGEIPDDLGLEVSSPGLDRILKVPDDLNRFKEMPMRVCYAENIESNCREVDGVFLLDSIEIDSEVCVWKLADVKENRDATIKGKPLNRKQKDWRLRLPFNLHRMVTMYID